The Vagococcus penaei genome includes the window TGATGAGGCGATGAATCGTTTGAATAACTTTTTTAAAGATGCCCAACGTCCCATGACTGAAAATAACAAAAAACAAGCGCAAACTTTAGAGATGAGCACCACTATTCAAAATCCAGCTGGACTAGCTTGTGGCTCTTACTATGAAGATGTGACTACCAGTACGGCTTATTTATTATTACCGGGACCACCTAGTGAAATGAAAGCGATGGTTCGCGAAGAGGTCTATCCTCTGTTAAAAGAAAAAGCACCTCAGACACATCAACTTGTTTCGAGATATTTACGTTTTATGGGTATTGGAGAATCAAGGATTGTCACAGAGTTAAAAGAATTAATGGACCAACAAACTAACCCGACAATTGCACCATATGCGAAATCAAATGAAGTGATGTTGCGGATTACTGCAAAATGTTCAACAGTTGATGATGGTGAGGCGATGCTTGATACATTGGAAGCATTAATTATGACTCAAGTTGGTGACTTCTTCTATGGCTATGGTGAAAATACGACAATTGAAGAAGTTGTGGTTAATGAATTGAAAAATCGAGCACAGACAGTCACTTTTGTTGAAGGGATGACAGGAGGGGAGTGTCAACATCGCATTACTAACATTGAAGGTAGCTCAGCTATTTTTTCTGGAGGTATTACCGCTTATACGCGTCAAAGTAAGGAGCAGTTGGTTGGTATTTCTCCAGATTTATTATTGAAATATGGTGAGATTAGCGCAGAATGCGCCCTAGCGATGGCTAAAGCGGGGCGTCAGACTTTTGGAGCAACTTATGGTGTCTCAATTGTCGGAGTTGCTGGACCTAAAGAAATTGATGGACAACCAGTAGGAACGATTATCATTGGGTTAGTCACGCCACATGGTGAGTTCGTTGAACGTCTAACGATTAAGCGTAATCGAAGCTACATCCGTGATGGTGCAGTGAAACATGGATTAAATTTCTTAAGAAAACATTTAGTCTAATAAAAATGCGAATATTTGTTCGTATTCTTCTTGATTTTTTTGATTAAAAAGATTATGATTAGGACACTACATTGATTAAATAATAAGGAGGCTCTTTAATGTCGGATAATAGAAAATTGGCGTTAGATGCAGCATTAAAAAAGATAGAAAAAGATTTTGGTAAAGGGTCAATTATGAAATTAGGTGAAAAGGTTGACCAACGTATTTCAACTATTTCATCAGGATCCTTGGCTCTTGATTCTGCTTTAGGCGTTGGTGGTTACCCACGTGGACGGATTATTGAAATTTATGGGCCTGAGAGTTCTGGTAAAACAACAGTAGCTTTACATGCTATTGCATCTGTCCAAAAAGAAGGTGGAACGGCTGCATTTATTGATGCTGAGCATGCGTTAGATCCTAAGTATGCTCAAGCATTAGGTGTCAATATTGATGAGTTATTATTATCACAACCTGATACTGGTGAACAAGGCTTAAATATTGCTGAAGCTCTAGTATCAAGTGGGGCGATTGATATCGTCGTGATTGACTCTGTTGCCGCATTAGTTCCTCGTGCTGAAATTGACGGTGAGATGGGTGACGCACATGTTGGGTTACAAGCCCGCTTGATGTCACAAGCACTACGTAAGTTGTCTGGAACAATTAACAAAACGAAAACAATTGCTGTTTTCATTAATCAAATTCGTGAAAAAGTGGGAGTTATGTTTGGTAACCCTGAAATAACACCTGGTGGACGTGCGCTAAAATTTTATGCAACGATTCGTTTAGAAGTCCGTCGTGCTGAACAACTAAAATCTGGTACGGATATTGTTGGTAACCGGACTAAAATTAAAGTGGTAAAAAATAAAGTGGCACCGCCATTTAAAATTGCTGAAGTTGATATTATGTACGGAGAGGGTATTTCACAAGAAGGTGAACTACTTGATATGGCTTCAGATAAAGACATCGTAAATAAAAGCGGTGCGTGGTACTCTTATCAAGAAGAACGCATTGGTCAAGGTCGCGAAAACGTGAAGAAATTCCTTGCTGAGCATCCTGAGATGATGGAAGATATCTACCAAAAAGTTCGTGTTGCCTATGAAATTGATGGCGTGATACCTACGCCAGAAGCAAAAGAAGAAGCAGATAGTGAATTACCACTTGATCTTCCTGAAAAACCTGAAAAATAAAAGCCTGAACGTAAGTGAACTTAGTTTAACTTGCGTTCTTTTTTTATGCAAGTTGTCTGACAAATCTCATTAATAAGTTGACACTACCAGCGACAACTATTAGAATAATAGTAGTATAGATTTATTTATACTCATGCTTGTAGGGCATGATTTTTATTTGTTTTTTATATGATCTAACTACAACTAAATATAAAGATAGTACGGAGGTATGTTTATGAGTTTTACATTTTTAATGATACTCCTTCCCATAACTATCATCGGATTGATTGTAGGTCTAGCAATTGGCTATTTTGTCGCAAAATCTCGTCATGAGAAATCAATAGCAGGTGCACACCATACTGCAGCAACTATTATTGAGCAAGCTAAAAAAGAAGCTGAAACTCTCAAAAAAGAGTATTTGTTGGAAGCAAAAGAAGAGAATCAAACGTATCGTCTAGCAATTGAAAGTGAGCTGAAAGAAGAGAGAGTCGAATTAAAAAATCAAGAAAATCGATTATTGCAACGTGAATCTAACCTTGATCGAAAAGATGATTCTCTAGTTCAACGCGAACGCTCACTAGAGGAGAAAGAAGATAAACTTGATTCAAGAAAGCAATTAATTGATGAACGAGAAACAGAAGTATCTAGGTTGATTGAAGAACAACAACTAGAGTTAGAACGAATCGCTTCGTTAACGAAAGATGACGCAGCGGGTATTATCATGGATGAAATGGCGGAGGAATTGACGCATGAACGCGCAATGCTAGTCAAAGATAGCAATCGTCGGGCGAAAGATGAAATCGATCGCAAAGCGAAAAATATGTTATCATTAGCCATTCAACGCTGTGCTGCTGACCAAGTGTCAGAATTGACAGTTACGGTTGTGACGTTGCCAAATGATGATATGAAAGGACGTATTATCGGACGTGAAGGACGGAATATCCGGACGTTAGAAACCTTAACAGGTATCGATTTAATTATTGATGATACGCCCGAAGCTGTAGTGCTTTCAGGCTTTGACCCGATTCGTCGTGAAGTAGCACGAATGACGCTTGAAAAATTAATTCAAGATGGACGGATTCATCCTGCAAGAATTGAAGAAATGGTTGAAAAATCTAAAAAAGAAATGGATGAACGTATTCGTGAGTACGGTGAAAATGCAGCATTTGATGTTGGTGTTCACTCGTTGCATCCTGATTTAATTAAGATTTTAGGTCGTCTACGTTTTAGAACAAGTTACGGTCAAAATGTGTTAAATCATTCAATTGAAGTCGCAAAACTAGCAGGTGTCTTAGCTGAAGAGTTAGGAGAAGATCCTGTTTTAGCTAGACGGGCAGGCTTACTACATGATATTGGTAAAGCTTTAGATCACGAAGTGGATGGTTCACATGTCGAGATTGGAACAGAGCTAGTTAGCAAGTACAAAGAAAATGACGTAGTCATTAATGCTGTGGCTTCACATCATGGTGACGTAGAAGCAACATCAATCATTTCTGTCTTAGTCGCTGCTGCTGATGCGTTATCTGCTGCTCGACCAGGAGCTCGTAGTGAATCACTTGAAAATTATATTAAACGTTTGGAACGTTTAGAGCATATTGCTAATGATTTCCCAGGTGTTGATAGTAGTTTTGCTATCCAAGCCGGACGTGAAATTCGTGTGATGGTTAAACCGCAAGAAGTATCCGATGATGAAGCGGTTCTCCTTGTACGTGAAGTTCGTAAGCGAATTGAAGAAGAACTAGAATACCCTGGCCATATCAAAGTGACGGTCGTACGTGAAGTACGTGCCGTTGATTATGCCAAATAAATCATTAAAGCTCTTGAAAGATTTTCTTTCAGGAGTTTTTTTGTTAATCTAGAACAAAAGAAGGGACGGTTACACCATGAGTTTGTACCTAGAATTATTAGAATGGCCATTTTCTTTTCCGTTTCGAACGTTAGAAAATGAAGGGGAAGTCATTGTACCACCTCATTGGCATAAAGAAATTGAAGTCATTTTAGTCACTGAAGGATCAGTAAATATTGGTTACAATCAACAGTTATTTCAAGTTCATCGCGGGGAAGTCTTTGTTTTTGGGAGTGGCGAGTCGCATTATTTTTTAGCATCACCTGGTAGTCACCGTTATGTGTTTCAATTTGATTTAGAACTATTTCGTGAAACTTATTTAAAAGGTAATCAAGAAAATGAGTTGATTCATTTGTTTGAAACTAGGGAAAATCATAGTCGTCAATGGCCATCACATGTGGCTGAACGAGTTGTTACGTATTTAAGACAATTATATGACGAGATGGCTACGCAACAGGTAGGGTATGAATTTGCCGTTGTTGGCTATTTAAATCAGTTGATTGCGACTTATTACCGAGATATTCCAGAAAAAGCACATGTTTTAACCACAGGAAATTTCGTTGAGGCAGTTAATCACCATGAGACGTTAGAACGTTTGAATAAGATTTTTAATTATATCGAAAGTCATTATATGGAAGGCATTAGTCTTGACGATGTGGCCCAAGCAGTTGGTTTTAGCCCTTATTATTTTGCACGTTTTTTTAAAAAAAATACAGGACAAACCTTTATGCAGTTTTTAAATGATTATCGGATTAGTCAGGCTAAATATATTTTGTCACATAAAAAAATTCCGATGATTGAAGTAGCTGAGTTATCAGGATTTAACAGTGTTAAAACATTTCATCATGTGTTTAAAGAGCACGTTGGTTTATCACCATTAAAATATCAAAAGACAATATTCGGGAATAATTAGCCCTTTTTTAAGGAAGAAAACCTTATCAATGTTTTGTAGAATGAGTATAACAAAACAAGTGATGGAGGTTTTTTTTATGGTCTTAAAGGTAGGAATTATTGGGTGTGGTGGTATTGCGACAAACAAACATATGCCAGCATTAAGTAAAATTGCTGATGTAGAGATGGTCGCTTTTTGTGATATTGATTTAGAGCGTGCTAAAATCGCTAAAGAAAAATTCGGAACATCAGAAGCGAAAACTTACGAAGATTATCAAGAGTTGCTAAGTGACAATACAATTGACTTAATTCATGTTTGTACACCAAATAGCTCACATGCAGCCATCTCAATTGCCGGACTTGAATCTGGTAAACACGTGATGTGTGAAAAACCAATGGCTAAAACTAGTATTGAAGCTAAAGCAATGGTTGATGCGGCCAAACGTACGGGAAAAAAGTTGACCATTGGCTATCAAAATCGCTTTAGAACAGATTCTGAGTATTTACATGCAGTATGTGCTGATGGTGAGCTAGGTGATATCTATGTTGGAAAAGCTCATGCTATTCGTCGTCGTGCTGTGCCGACTTGGGGTGTATTCTTAGATGAGGAAGCCCAAGGTGGTGGCCCACTAATTGATATTGGGACGCATGCATTAGATTTAACACTATGGATGATGAATAATTATCGACCTAAGTACGTTGTTGGGAATACGTATCATAAATTAGCGGCAACTAAAAATGCTGCGAATGCTTGGGGACCTTGGGATCCAGAAAAATTTACGGTAGAAGATTCAGCATTTGGTTTTATCACGATGGAAAATGGTGCCACAATTTTCCTAGAAGCTAGTTGGGCATTAAATGGTTTAGATGTCCGTGAAGCACAAACAGAACTTCATGGGACAAAAGGTGGCGCTGATATGAAGAATGGTTTAACACTAAATGGTGAAGACCGTGGTTTATTGTATGAACGTCATGTTGAATTAGAAACTGGCGGCGTGGATTTCTATGATGGTGAAGGCGACGATCCCGCATTAAAAGAAGCAGAATCTTGGATTCAGGCTATTTTAACGGATACTGATCCGGTTGTTAAACCTGAAGAAGCATTAGTTGTCACAGAAATTTTAGAAGCAATGTACGAATCAGCTAAAACGGGTGAGCCTGTATTTTTAAATCAGTCAGGAGTGGACGCTAAATGATTCAAGTAACCGTTTGGAATGAATACCGTCATGAAAAGACAGATGAAAAAGTTAATGAAGTCTATCCAGAGGGTATCCATGGTCAATTAAAAGCATTTCTAAAAAACGATTTCCAAGTGAAAACAGCTACACTCGACGAACCCGAGCATGGCTTAACTGAAGAAGTCTTAAATGATACCGACGTGTTAATTTGGTGGGGACATATTGCTCATCAGGAAGTCTCAGATGAAGTTGTTGACCGTGTTCATCAAAGAGTGCTTCAAGGAATGGGGCTAGTCGTTTTACATTCAGGTCACATGTCAAAAATTTTTATGAAGTTAATGGGGACATCGTGCGATTTGAAATGGCGTGAAGCCAATGAACGTTGCCGTATTTGGAATGTCAATCCAAGCCATCCAATTGTTGAAGGTATTGGCGAGTACATTGATTTAGAGCAAGAAGAAATGTATGGTGAGCATTTTGATATTCCTACTCCAGATGAACTAGTTTTTATTAATTGGTATCAAGGTGGCGAAGTTTTCCGGGGTGGTTGTACTTATCGACGAGGTAATGGTAAGATTTTTTACTTCCAACCGGGGCATGAAACATATCCATCATACTATCATCCACAAGTCCAACGGGTGATTAAAAATGCCGTCAACTGGTGTGCACCAACTGAAAATCACTACCCAACATATGGCAATCACGAACCACTAGAAAAATTATAAAAGGAGTGCAAAACAATGAAATTAGGTGTATTTACCCCATTATTTAATGATTTAAGTTTTGACGATATGATTAACCGTGTCGCTGAAAAAGGATTACAAATGGTTGAAATTGGAACTGGTGGCTCACCAGGCAAGGCTCATTGTGATGTGGATGCCTTACTTGCTAGTAGTGATGCACGTCAGGATTATTTAGCGAAGTTAGCAGATAAAGGGTTAGAAATTAGTGCCTTTAGTGCCCATCATAATCCGATTTCACCAAAGCCCGCAGAAGCGAAAGAAGCGGATGAATTGCTGAGAAAAACAATTAAGTTAGCATCATTGATGAATGTTCCTGTAGTTAATGGTTTTTCTGGTGTTGCTGGTGGGAATGAGACGGATACTAGCGTTAACTGGCCGGTACTGCCATGGCCAACAGATTATACGGATATTTATCACTATCAGTGGGAAAAGAAATTAATTCCTTATTGGAAAGACATTAATCAAGTGTGCGATACAGCTGGTGTTAAAATCGGGATTGAATTACATGGTGGTTTCCTAGCTCATACACCTTATACGATGTTGAAATTACGAGATGCTGCTGGGAAAAATATTGGGTGTAATTTAGATCCGTCACATATGTGGTGGCAAGGGATTGATCCAGTAGGCGCGATTAAGATTTTAGGTCGCGAAAAAGCTATTCATCATTTTCATGCGAAAGATACTTATTTGGATCAAGAAAATATTAATATGTACGGTTTAACAGATATGCAGCCATATAGTGACGTGCAAACACGGTCATGGACGTTCCGTTCGGTTGGATGTGGTCATAGTATGGATGAGTGGTCTGCGATTATTAGTGCATTGAGATTATACAATTACGATTATGTTTTAAGCATTGAGCACGAAGACCCATTGATGTCGATTGACGAGGGCTTCTCACGTGCTGTGACTAATTTACAATCAATTATGATTAAAGACCAACCAGGCGATTTATGGTGGGCATAATTTGTTGCAAGGAGGAATTTGAACATGTCTGTTATTAAATTTGTCATTATTGGCTTAGGTGGTATGGGAAGTTATCATGCACGCGAGTTGATTAAGGAAACAGATGGTGTTATAGCATATGGAGCTTATGACATCAACCCAGAACAGTTAGTAAAAGCAACAGATTTAGGCTTAAAAGTCTATGACACGTTAGATGCTGTCTTGAACGATTCTGATGTTGAGGCAGTTTTAATTGCGACACCAAATGATTCTCACAAAGAATTAGCAATTAAAGCTCTAGAAGCTGGAAAGCACGTTGTCTGTGAAAAGCCTGTGATGATGACGAGTGAAGAGCTAGCAGAAGTATTAGCAGTCGCCAAAGAAACGAATAAAGTCTTTATGGTGCATCAAAATCGTCGCTGGGACAAAGATTTTTTAATTATTCGTGACTTGTATCAATCGCGTGAGATCGGTGAGTTGTTTCAAATTGAATCACGTGTCCACGGAGCGAATGGTATCCCTGGTGATTGGCGTCATTTAAAAGCTCAGGGTGGAGGTATGCTACTAGACTGGGGTGTCCACTTACTAGACCAATTATTATTCTTAGTTGATAGTCCCATTAAATCGGTCGCAGCTGACTTGAGTTTTGTCTTAGGGGACGAAGTCGATGATGGGTTTATTGCGTACATAACTTTTGAGAATGGCGTGAAGAGTATTATTGAAGTAGGAACGACTAACTTTATTAAGTTGCCACGTTGGTATGCTAAAGGTTTAGAGGGAACCGCAGTTGTTGAGGATTGGGACCTATCTGGACAGGTAGTGAAACAAACCGGTTTTATTGATCATCATCGCTTAGTTCCAATTCAAGCGGGTCAAGGACTGACTAAAACGATGGCACCACCATCTGAAGAAGCGACAACTATTTTTCCATTGCCTGATGGACAAGCAGAATTTACTGACTTTTATCGTAATTTTTATGAAGTGGTACGCGAAAATGCTGAACCCGTGGTTAAAAATACTGAAGTCGCAAGAGTATTGGCTTTAATTGAAACTATTTTTGAAGCAGCTGAAACGAAGCAAGTGATTCATTATTAAGAGATAAAAAACAAAAACTACTTTTTGACAATGGTCAGAAAGTAGTTTTTTTCAGTCTTTAATGTGCTACAATAATGGCATTATAGAAAGTGAGGGAATTTTGAATGAAAGCCATTTTAACTGTGATTGGTCGCGATAGAGTTGGGATTGTTGCTCGTGTGAGCGCTAAATTGATGTCGCTAGAGATTAATATTTTAGATATTTCGCAAACGATTATGGAAAGTAACTTTACGATGATGATGATGGTTGATTTAACACAGGCCACATCAGATGTTGCTCATATTCAAACGATTTTTGACGAACTAGCAGAAGAGTTAGAGGTCACTATTCGGATTCAACGTGAAGACTTGTTTCACGCTATGCACCAATTATAGGAGGGAAGTCAGTTGGAAATAAATCAAGTGGTTGAAACGATTCGCATGATTGATGAAGAAAAGTTAGATATTCGGACTATTACAATGGGAATTTCTTTATTGGATTGTATTGATAGTAACATTGAACAAGCGTGTCTAAAAATCGAACAAAAAATTAAAATGAAAGCGGGCCGTTTAGTTGCGGTCGCACAGCAAATTGAAGCAGAGTACGGTATTCCAATTATTAACAAACGGATTTCTGTCACACCAATTGCGATGATTGGTGGGGCAACTAACGCGACAAGTTATGTTCCAATTGCGAAAACGCTTGATAAAGTGGCAAAAGAGATTGGCGTTGATTTTGTGGGTGGTTTTTCAGCGTTAGTGCAAAAAGGTTATACTAAAGGCGATCATATTTTGATTCAATCAATTCCTGAAGCTTTAGCTGTGACTGATCGAGTATGTAGTTCTGTTAATATTGGTTGCACTAAGTCTGGTATTAACATGGATGCTGTTAAACAAATGGGTCAGATTATTAAAGAAACGTCAGAACTTTCTGAGATGGGATGTGCCAAATTAGTTGTTTTTGCTAATGCGGTAGATGATAATCCATTTATGGCAGGTGCTTTTCATGGTGTTGGAGAGGCTGATTGTGTCATTAATGTTGGTGTTAGTGGTCCCGGAGTTGTTAAACGTGCTTTAGAAAAAGTAGCTGGTGAGCCATTTGATATTGTTGCGGAAACAGTTAAAAAAACTGCCTTTAAAATCACTCGTATGGGCCAACTAGTTGGTCAACTAGCATCCAAAGAACTAGATGTTCCCTTTGGAATTGTCGATTTGTCATTAGCTCCAACACCTGCTGTAGGTGATTCAGTGGCACATATTCTAGAAGAAATGGGCTTAGAGCAAGTTGGGACACATGGGACAACTGCGGCATTAGCACTATTAAATGACGCTGTGAAAAAAGGTGGCGTAATGGCATGTGGTCATGTAGGTGGCTTATCTGGAGCCTTTATTCCTGTTTCAGAAGATATCGGAATGATTGAAGCCGTTCAAGCGGGCAATTTGTCATTAGATAAGTTAGAAGCTATGACCGCGATCTGTTCTGTTGGTCTTGATATGATTGCGATTCCTGGCGACACGAGTGCCACGACATTGTCAGCAATGATTGCTGATGAAGCAGCTATTGGCGTCATTAATAATAAAACAACTGCTGTTCGTCTGATTCCAGCTCATGGCAAACAAATTGGCGAGATGGTTGAATTTGGTGGCTTACTAGGCCGAGCACCAGTTATGCCAATCAACCAAGCAAATTCTGATTTGTTTATTCAACGTGGTGGTAGAATTCCTGCACCAATCCATTCATTTAAAAATTAAAAAGAACGATTTTCCTTTAATAGTGGCTGTACACTAAATCGTGTTGATAGACTAAATTCTATCAACACGATTTTTTATTTTACATAGAAAAAGAGACATTCTTATTTATAAAATTAAGTTACCACAACATAATTTATGGATAATAATACAAGAAAACTACTCAATTTAACCGATGAAGCTTTAATTTTTGATAATAATTGGTTGTCTCGCGAAGCGAGACATGCACGTGCTGTAAATATGATAAGTGGCAGGTTAACTACTGATAGTAGAACATGTCCACAATGGGGCTTTTCTAAATATATCAAGAATGGAACCTATCAAACAATTAGTCAATTACCAGAAATTAAGAGGCGCCCAACCTTTCTAAAGTTAAATAAAGAACGCTATATTTGTAAAAACTGTCAGTCAACTTTCAGTGCATCTACTGTATTAGTAGACGATTACTGTCAGATTTCTAAACAATACAGGAGGTTGAAACGATAGTGAAAATTACTTTTAAAAGATAGTTCTGAACTAAATTACTAGCGTTTCTATTATAGGTCATTATTAAAAAAGAATATGTCCTCCACCGAAGTTATAGATGAATTACTTTCTTACAGTTTTTTGTTAAAAACTGCTTATAATTACGTACAAGAACTAAAATACGCTTATAAAATAAAAGATTATTCCTTCTTTTTGGAGTTGTGTTCGCATGTTCCATCAGAGTTACCTAAAGAGTTCAAAGTAAAATTTAAGCTATTTAATAAATTTTCTCAAGGAGTTATAAATGCTTTTAAATATTCGTTCGTATTCAAATGGCTTTTTAGAAGGTATAAACAATAAAATCAAGGTTATTAAACGAGTAGCCTATGGTTATCGTAATTTTCTGATTTTTAATCGACGTATCTTTTTAATTCCAAATCAAGTTTTTGAAACCAAATAAAAAGTGAGAGAATCCCTTCCCTCACTTCATTTAAATATATTCAATTTTGTGACTTCTTATTATCAATAATCTTGTCCATCAACACGATTTGACATAGAGCCTTTATAGGAAAATCGTTCTTTTTTTATGC containing:
- a CDS encoding ACT domain-containing protein: MKAILTVIGRDRVGIVARVSAKLMSLEINILDISQTIMESNFTMMMMVDLTQATSDVAHIQTIFDELAEELEVTIRIQREDLFHAMHQL
- a CDS encoding ThuA domain-containing protein, which encodes MIQVTVWNEYRHEKTDEKVNEVYPEGIHGQLKAFLKNDFQVKTATLDEPEHGLTEEVLNDTDVLIWWGHIAHQEVSDEVVDRVHQRVLQGMGLVVLHSGHMSKIFMKLMGTSCDLKWREANERCRIWNVNPSHPIVEGIGEYIDLEQEEMYGEHFDIPTPDELVFINWYQGGEVFRGGCTYRRGNGKIFYFQPGHETYPSYYHPQVQRVIKNAVNWCAPTENHYPTYGNHEPLEKL
- a CDS encoding PFL family protein, whose product is MEINQVVETIRMIDEEKLDIRTITMGISLLDCIDSNIEQACLKIEQKIKMKAGRLVAVAQQIEAEYGIPIINKRISVTPIAMIGGATNATSYVPIAKTLDKVAKEIGVDFVGGFSALVQKGYTKGDHILIQSIPEALAVTDRVCSSVNIGCTKSGINMDAVKQMGQIIKETSELSEMGCAKLVVFANAVDDNPFMAGAFHGVGEADCVINVGVSGPGVVKRALEKVAGEPFDIVAETVKKTAFKITRMGQLVGQLASKELDVPFGIVDLSLAPTPAVGDSVAHILEEMGLEQVGTHGTTAALALLNDAVKKGGVMACGHVGGLSGAFIPVSEDIGMIEAVQAGNLSLDKLEAMTAICSVGLDMIAIPGDTSATTLSAMIADEAAIGVINNKTTAVRLIPAHGKQIGEMVEFGGLLGRAPVMPINQANSDLFIQRGGRIPAPIHSFKN
- a CDS encoding Gfo/Idh/MocA family protein, which gives rise to MVLKVGIIGCGGIATNKHMPALSKIADVEMVAFCDIDLERAKIAKEKFGTSEAKTYEDYQELLSDNTIDLIHVCTPNSSHAAISIAGLESGKHVMCEKPMAKTSIEAKAMVDAAKRTGKKLTIGYQNRFRTDSEYLHAVCADGELGDIYVGKAHAIRRRAVPTWGVFLDEEAQGGGPLIDIGTHALDLTLWMMNNYRPKYVVGNTYHKLAATKNAANAWGPWDPEKFTVEDSAFGFITMENGATIFLEASWALNGLDVREAQTELHGTKGGADMKNGLTLNGEDRGLLYERHVELETGGVDFYDGEGDDPALKEAESWIQAILTDTDPVVKPEEALVVTEILEAMYESAKTGEPVFLNQSGVDAK
- the recA gene encoding recombinase RecA, with the translated sequence MSDNRKLALDAALKKIEKDFGKGSIMKLGEKVDQRISTISSGSLALDSALGVGGYPRGRIIEIYGPESSGKTTVALHAIASVQKEGGTAAFIDAEHALDPKYAQALGVNIDELLLSQPDTGEQGLNIAEALVSSGAIDIVVIDSVAALVPRAEIDGEMGDAHVGLQARLMSQALRKLSGTINKTKTIAVFINQIREKVGVMFGNPEITPGGRALKFYATIRLEVRRAEQLKSGTDIVGNRTKIKVVKNKVAPPFKIAEVDIMYGEGISQEGELLDMASDKDIVNKSGAWYSYQEERIGQGRENVKKFLAEHPEMMEDIYQKVRVAYEIDGVIPTPEAKEEADSELPLDLPEKPEK
- the rny gene encoding ribonuclease Y: MILLPITIIGLIVGLAIGYFVAKSRHEKSIAGAHHTAATIIEQAKKEAETLKKEYLLEAKEENQTYRLAIESELKEERVELKNQENRLLQRESNLDRKDDSLVQRERSLEEKEDKLDSRKQLIDERETEVSRLIEEQQLELERIASLTKDDAAGIIMDEMAEELTHERAMLVKDSNRRAKDEIDRKAKNMLSLAIQRCAADQVSELTVTVVTLPNDDMKGRIIGREGRNIRTLETLTGIDLIIDDTPEAVVLSGFDPIRREVARMTLEKLIQDGRIHPARIEEMVEKSKKEMDERIREYGENAAFDVGVHSLHPDLIKILGRLRFRTSYGQNVLNHSIEVAKLAGVLAEELGEDPVLARRAGLLHDIGKALDHEVDGSHVEIGTELVSKYKENDVVINAVASHHGDVEATSIISVLVAAADALSAARPGARSESLENYIKRLERLEHIANDFPGVDSSFAIQAGREIRVMVKPQEVSDDEAVLLVREVRKRIEEELEYPGHIKVTVVREVRAVDYAK
- a CDS encoding AraC family transcriptional regulator, which encodes MSLYLELLEWPFSFPFRTLENEGEVIVPPHWHKEIEVILVTEGSVNIGYNQQLFQVHRGEVFVFGSGESHYFLASPGSHRYVFQFDLELFRETYLKGNQENELIHLFETRENHSRQWPSHVAERVVTYLRQLYDEMATQQVGYEFAVVGYLNQLIATYYRDIPEKAHVLTTGNFVEAVNHHETLERLNKIFNYIESHYMEGISLDDVAQAVGFSPYYFARFFKKNTGQTFMQFLNDYRISQAKYILSHKKIPMIEVAELSGFNSVKTFHHVFKEHVGLSPLKYQKTIFGNN
- a CDS encoding Gfo/Idh/MocA family protein; this encodes MSVIKFVIIGLGGMGSYHARELIKETDGVIAYGAYDINPEQLVKATDLGLKVYDTLDAVLNDSDVEAVLIATPNDSHKELAIKALEAGKHVVCEKPVMMTSEELAEVLAVAKETNKVFMVHQNRRWDKDFLIIRDLYQSREIGELFQIESRVHGANGIPGDWRHLKAQGGGMLLDWGVHLLDQLLFLVDSPIKSVAADLSFVLGDEVDDGFIAYITFENGVKSIIEVGTTNFIKLPRWYAKGLEGTAVVEDWDLSGQVVKQTGFIDHHRLVPIQAGQGLTKTMAPPSEEATTIFPLPDGQAEFTDFYRNFYEVVRENAEPVVKNTEVARVLALIETIFEAAETKQVIHY
- a CDS encoding sugar phosphate isomerase/epimerase family protein, with protein sequence MKLGVFTPLFNDLSFDDMINRVAEKGLQMVEIGTGGSPGKAHCDVDALLASSDARQDYLAKLADKGLEISAFSAHHNPISPKPAEAKEADELLRKTIKLASLMNVPVVNGFSGVAGGNETDTSVNWPVLPWPTDYTDIYHYQWEKKLIPYWKDINQVCDTAGVKIGIELHGGFLAHTPYTMLKLRDAAGKNIGCNLDPSHMWWQGIDPVGAIKILGREKAIHHFHAKDTYLDQENINMYGLTDMQPYSDVQTRSWTFRSVGCGHSMDEWSAIISALRLYNYDYVLSIEHEDPLMSIDEGFSRAVTNLQSIMIKDQPGDLWWA
- a CDS encoding transposase, which codes for MLLNIRSYSNGFLEGINNKIKVIKRVAYGYRNFLIFNRRIFLIPNQVFETK
- a CDS encoding competence/damage-inducible protein A, translating into MKAEIIAVGTEILLGQITNTNATYISQFLASLGIEVYYHSVVGDNTKRLTETLDIAQHRSDLVVICGGLGPTDDDLTKETVADFLKVRLVYDDEAMNRLNNFFKDAQRPMTENNKKQAQTLEMSTTIQNPAGLACGSYYEDVTTSTAYLLLPGPPSEMKAMVREEVYPLLKEKAPQTHQLVSRYLRFMGIGESRIVTELKELMDQQTNPTIAPYAKSNEVMLRITAKCSTVDDGEAMLDTLEALIMTQVGDFFYGYGENTTIEEVVVNELKNRAQTVTFVEGMTGGECQHRITNIEGSSAIFSGGITAYTRQSKEQLVGISPDLLLKYGEISAECALAMAKAGRQTFGATYGVSIVGVAGPKEIDGQPVGTIIIGLVTPHGEFVERLTIKRNRSYIRDGAVKHGLNFLRKHLV